In Ciconia boyciana chromosome 16, ASM3463844v1, whole genome shotgun sequence, one genomic interval encodes:
- the CFAP52 gene encoding cilia- and flagella-associated protein 52 — protein MAAAEAAEGGVGELQLRAAIGFNGHVPCGLICHPGKEHVLYPLGCTVVIQDLDSKKQTFLHGHTNNVSCVVVSRNGAYIASGQVTFVGFKADIILWDFQRKELLARLSLHKGKIEGLAFSPNSLYLVSLGGQDDGSVVVWHVGKREAVCGSPASARSAGSATVVVCYSCRDEMFVTAGNGTIRVWELDLANRKIRPTECQTGQLRRVITCVKMADDDNYFYAGTSSGDVLKVNTNTKLMTDYRPQKEKFSSGVTALLLLKTGDLIVGTGGGIVALCKGSNYKVMKKIQVQGAVTSLTCRGQGHQFFVGTNECQIYRINYSAFKEELIAVCHNEAVHDIVFPLGTSDLFATCSKNDIRVWHTPENRELLRIVIPNMTCHAIEFTRDGKSIISAWNDGKIRAFMPETGRLMYVINHAHSLEVTAIAATSDCKRIISGGGEGQVRIWEIGERTQKLGEVLKEHISAVSCIKIKKNDRECVTASLDGTCIIWDIVRFIRKQMILANTLFKCVCYHPEEYQIITSGTDRRIGYWEVFDGSAIREVEGSVSGSINGMDITSDGAYFVTGGDDHLVKLWDYNEGAVTHVGVGHSGNITHLKICPGNKYIVSVSADGAILLWKYPDLH, from the exons GGCATGTACCCTGTGGCCTCATCTGCCACCCTGGTAAGGAGCATGTTCTCTATCCCCTGGGATGTACTGTAGTTATTCAAGACCTGGACAGTAAGAAACAGACTTTCTTGCACGGCCACACCAATAATGTCTCCTGCGTTGTTGTATCCAGGAACGGGGCGTACATTGCTTCTGGACAAGTCACTTTCGTAGGCTTCAAG GCAGACATCATTCTGTGGGATTTCCAGAGGAAGGAGTTACTTGCTCGGCTGTCACTGCACAAGGGTAAAATTGAAGGACTAGCGTTTTCTCCAAACAGCCTTTATCTTGTGTCACTGGGAGGCCAGGACGATGGCAG TGTAGTTGTGTGGCACGTTGGTAAGAGAGAGGCTGTCTGCGGGAGCCCTGCCTCGGCACGCAGCGCCGGGAGTGCGACCGTCGTGGTGTGCTACAGCTGCAGAGACGAGATGTTTGTTACTGCTGGGAA TGGGACCATTCGAGTATGGGAACTGGATCTAGCAAATAGGAAAATCCGACCGACTGAATGCCAGACAGGGCAACTGAGAAGAGTGATCACGTGTGTTAAG ATGGCAGAtgatgataattatttttatgctggcACATCAAGTGGTGATGTCCTGAAAGTGAATACAAACACCAAGCTGATGACTGACTATCGGCCCCAGAAGGAGAAGTTTAGCTCG GGAgtcacagctttgcttttgctgaagacAGGAGATTTAATAGTCGGCACCGGAGGAGGGATTGTGGCTCTCTGTAAAGGCTCGAACTACAAAGTAATGAA GAAAATTCAAGTTCAAGGTGCTGTCACTTCCCTGACATGTAGAGGTCAGGGTCACCAGTTCTTTGTAGGGACAAATGAGTGCCAGATTTATCGAATTAACTACAGTGCATTTAAAGAGGAGCTGATTGCTGTCTGTCATAATGAAGCCGTCCACgacattgtttttccttt GGGAACTTCCGACTTGTTCGCTACCTGCTCCAAAAATGATATTCGGGTGTGGCATACCCCAGAGAACAGGGAGCTCCTACGAATCGTCATCCCCAACATGACCTGCCATGCCATAGAGTTTACAAGGGATGGCAAGAGCATCATTTCAG CTTGGAATGACGGGAAAATCCGCGCCTTCATGCCAGAGACTGGACGGCTAATGTACGTGATTAACCATGCCCATAGCTTGGAAGTGACGGCAATTGCTGCTACAAGTGACTGTAAACGGATCATTAGTGGAGGAGGTGAAGGGCAG GTGAGGATCTGGGAGATTGGTGAGAGGACTCAGAAACTGGGGGAAGTTCTGAAGGAGCACATATCCGCGGTGTCCTGCATTAAGATTAAGAAGAACGACCGAGAGTGTGTCACAGCCAGCCTTGATGGAACGTGCATCATCTGGGATATTGT GCGTtttatcagaaaacaaatgattCTAGCCAACACATTGTTCAAATGTGTGTGTTACCATCCTGAAGAGTACCAGATAATCACCAGTGGAACAGACAGAAGG ATTGGATACTGGGAAGTGTTTGATGGCTCTGCAATCAGAGAAGTGGAAGGGTCTGTATCGGGTTCCATCAATGGGATGGACATCACATCAGATGGCGCATACTTTGTCACAG GTGGTGATGACCATCTGGTGAAGCTGTGGGACTATAATGAGGGTGCAGTGACTCATGTTGGAGTGGGCCACAGTGGCAACATCACCCATCTCAAGATCTGCCCTGGGAACAAGTACATTGTGAGTGTGAGTGCAGATGGTGCCATCCTGCTCTGGAAATACCCAGACTTGCACTAG